Proteins from a genomic interval of Chanodichthys erythropterus isolate Z2021 chromosome 8, ASM2448905v1, whole genome shotgun sequence:
- the LOC137024738 gene encoding tripartite motif-containing protein 16-like produces MAEARFSEDEFMCPVCQDLLKDPVTTSCGHSYCKICITGCWDQVDQEDQMGVYSCPQCRQTFSPRPVLAKNTMLAEVVEKLKKRKLPADCYAGAGDVQCDACTGRKHKAVKSCLVCLNSYCQNHLEQHESFFKGKRHNLTEATGRLQEMICQKHNKILEVFCRTDQKCICVMCMDEHKNHDTVSAAAQRTEKQPQLKETQRAFQQRIQQREKDLQQLREAVESHKRSVETAVEDSERIFTELIRSIERSRSEATQRIRDQEKTAVSRAEGRLERLEQEINDLRRTDAELEQLSHTQDHIHFLQSFQSLSAPPESTDINDDPFSSLSSFDVVRESFLQLRDKLEDFCKEELKKISERVTFTNIVPRTRNDFLQYSHQLTLDPNTVNKNLCLSERNRVIRFTDTVQSYPDHPDRFDGYNAQVLCRESVSGRCYWEIEWSGLGVFISVSYKSISRKRRGDECRFGYNDQSWSLFCISSSYSFRHNNIGTKLPVKPISRKIGVYVDHSAGTLSFYSVSDTMSLIHTVQTAFTQPLYPGFGIYNKSSVKLG; encoded by the exons ATGGCAGAAGCCAGATTTTCTGAAGATGAGTTCATGTGTCCAGTGTGTCAGGATCTCCTGAAGGATCCAGTGACAACTTCCTGTGGACACAGTTATTGTAAGATCTGTATTACAGGCTGCTGGGATCAGGTGGATCAGGAGGATCAGATGGGAGTCTACAGCTGCCCTCAGTGCAGACAGACCTTCAGTCCAAGACCTGTTTTAGCTAAAAACACAATGCTGGCTGAAGTGGTGGAGAAACTGAAGAAGAGAAAACTTCCTGCTGACTGTTACGCTGGAGCTGGAGATGTGCAGTGTGACGCCTGTACTGGAAGAAAACACAAAGCCGTCAAGTCCTGTCTGGTGTGTCTGAACTCTTACTGTCAGAATCAccttgaacaacatgagagtttCTTTAAAGGAAAGAGACACAATCTGACTGAAGCCACTGGACGACTGCAGGAGATGATCTGCCAGAAACACAACAAGATCCTTGAGGTTTTCTGCCGCACTGATCAGAAGTGTATATGTGTGATGTGTATGGATGAACATAAAAACCACGACACTGTATCAGCTGCAGCacagaggacagagaaacag CCCCAGCTGAAGGAGACGCAGAGGGCGTTCCAGCAGAGGatccagcagagagagaaagatcttCAGCAGCTGAGAGAGGCTGTGGAGTCTCATAAG CGCTCTGTAGAAACAGCAGTGGAGGACAGTGAGAGGATCTTCACTGAGCTCATCCGCTCCATTGAGAGAAGCCGCTCTGAGGCCACACAGCggatcagagatcaggaaaaGACTGCAGTGAGTCGAGCTGAAGGACGACTGGAGCGACTGGAGCAGGAGATCAATGATCTGAGGAGGACAGATGCTGAGCTGGAgcagctttcacacacacaggatcACATCCATTTCCTGCAG agTTTCCAGTCTCTCTCAGCTCCTCCTGAATCTACAGACATAAATGACGATcccttcagttctctctcctctttTGATGTTGTGAGAGAAtctttccttcagctgagagaCAAACTGGAGGATTTCTGCAAAGAAGAGCTCAAGAAGATCTCTGAAAGAG TCACTTTCACCAACATTGTTCCCAGGACCAGGAACGACTTCCTACAAT attcccatcaGCTCACTCTGGATCCAAACACAGTGAATAAAAACCTCTGTCTGTCTGAGAGGAACAGAGTGATTAGATTCACTGACACAGTGCAGTcatatcctgatcatccagacagatttgatggATATAATGctcaggtgttgtgtagagagagtgtgagtggacgctgttactgggagattgagtggagtGGTCTTGGTGTGtttatatcagtgtcatataagagcatcagcaggaagaGACGGGGTGATGAATGTCGGTTTGGATataatgatcagtcctggagtttgtTCTGCATTTCCTCCAGTTACTCATTCAGACACAATAACATAGGGACTAAACTCCCTGTAAAGCCCATCAGCAGGAaaataggagtgtatgtggatcacagtgcaggaactctgtccttctacagcgtctctgacACAATGAGCCTCATCCACACTGTCCAGACCGCATTCACTCAACCGCTCTATCCTGGGTTTGGGATTTATAATAAATCATCAGTGAAACTGGGTTGA